Proteins encoded together in one Desulfosporosinus meridiei DSM 13257 window:
- a CDS encoding metal-sensitive transcriptional regulator, with protein sequence MTNSTPYSESKDDIVRRLKKIEGQVKGIQRMVESDKYCVDVLIQVAAVRAALNRVGTIVFEHHSRGCMRNAVENNNQEAAIEELIGVLAKFIK encoded by the coding sequence ATGACGAATTCAACCCCCTATTCAGAATCCAAAGATGATATTGTACGTAGGCTTAAAAAAATTGAAGGCCAAGTAAAAGGGATTCAACGTATGGTCGAGAGTGACAAGTATTGTGTAGATGTCTTGATTCAGGTTGCTGCAGTTCGCGCTGCCTTGAATAGAGTTGGCACGATTGTCTTCGAACACCATTCACGGGGATGTATGCGCAATGCCGTGGAAAACAATAATCAAGAAGCTGCAATTGAGGAGCTTATTGGGGTGCTCGCGAAATTTATCAAATAA
- a CDS encoding RrF2 family transcriptional regulator: MKLSTKGRYGVKAMFDLAQHMGEGPISLKSIAERQGISEHYLEQLVSGLRKAGLVKSVRGAQGGYLLGKEPDKIKIGDIIRVLEGPIAPADCVSEEDPEVCSKAEFCVTRTIWEKVRDSIAEVLDSITLETMLEDAKKIESDRSLYMYYI, from the coding sequence TTGAAACTCTCGACCAAAGGTCGATATGGCGTAAAAGCCATGTTTGATTTAGCTCAACATATGGGTGAAGGTCCGATTTCTTTGAAAAGCATTGCAGAGAGGCAGGGTATATCGGAACATTATTTGGAGCAGCTTGTTTCCGGTTTGCGTAAAGCTGGGCTGGTTAAAAGTGTTCGAGGTGCCCAAGGTGGTTACTTATTGGGAAAAGAACCGGATAAGATCAAAATCGGTGATATCATCCGTGTATTAGAAGGGCCAATTGCCCCGGCTGATTGTGTGTCAGAGGAGGATCCGGAAGTTTGCTCTAAAGCTGAGTTTTGTGTCACTCGGACAATTTGGGAGAAAGTTAGGGATTCCATCGCGGAGGTTCTTGATTCAATCACACTTGAAACAATGCTGGAAGATGCCAAAAAGATTGAATCGGATCGAAGCTTATATATGTACTACATTTAG
- a CDS encoding replication-associated recombination protein A, whose amino-acid sequence MDLFSATFNQHQVAPLAERMRPRTLDEYIGQTQILGSGKLLRRAIEADRVSSLILYGPPGTGKTSLAQVIAAKATSRFVRINAVTSGVKDIREIITQAGEELHLYGKRTLVFCDEVHRFNKGQQDALLPAVENGTITFIGATTENPFFELNSALLSRSTLFKLELLEPSEIRLGLEQALKDTERGLGQYQVEISSDAWEHWLNFANGDLRRALNALELAVLTTPPENGIRRINLEIAEESIQQRAIRFDKSGDNHYDIISAFIKSMRGSDPDAALYWLAVLLEAGEDPRFIVRRIIVHASEDVGLADPMVMLQAHAAANALEWLGLPEARIPIAQAVLAITTAPKSNSVVTSIDKALNYVKKHPTGEVPAQLKDAHYPGADKLGNGKGYLYPHAYPNHWVDQTYLPSSAQGETFYVPSEIGKDRFLNPKASK is encoded by the coding sequence ATGGATCTTTTTTCAGCTACATTTAATCAACATCAAGTCGCTCCCCTTGCGGAGCGAATGCGTCCCCGAACACTTGACGAATATATTGGTCAAACTCAAATATTAGGATCCGGAAAACTCCTGCGTCGAGCTATTGAGGCAGACCGGGTTTCATCCTTAATCCTTTATGGACCACCGGGAACCGGAAAAACTTCCTTAGCACAAGTGATTGCTGCTAAAGCAACCTCTCGTTTTGTTCGTATCAATGCAGTTACTTCCGGTGTTAAAGACATCCGCGAAATTATTACCCAGGCAGGAGAGGAACTACATCTTTACGGAAAACGAACTTTAGTATTCTGTGATGAAGTTCATCGCTTCAATAAAGGTCAGCAGGATGCTCTCTTGCCTGCCGTCGAAAACGGAACCATAACCTTCATCGGAGCAACAACAGAAAACCCATTCTTTGAACTAAACTCCGCACTCCTCAGCCGCTCCACGCTTTTTAAACTTGAATTACTTGAACCTTCAGAAATTCGCCTTGGACTGGAGCAGGCCTTAAAGGATACAGAGCGAGGGTTAGGCCAATATCAGGTGGAAATATCCTCTGACGCCTGGGAACATTGGCTCAATTTTGCCAATGGAGATTTACGTCGCGCTCTTAACGCCTTAGAATTGGCGGTTTTGACAACTCCACCGGAAAACGGAATCCGACGAATTAACCTGGAAATTGCTGAAGAATCTATTCAACAACGGGCTATCCGCTTTGATAAATCAGGAGATAATCATTATGACATCATTTCCGCATTTATTAAAAGTATGCGGGGTTCAGATCCTGATGCTGCACTCTATTGGTTAGCAGTTTTATTAGAAGCAGGTGAAGATCCACGTTTTATCGTTCGCCGAATTATAGTCCACGCCTCAGAAGACGTTGGTCTAGCTGATCCAATGGTCATGCTACAAGCCCATGCCGCTGCCAATGCACTTGAGTGGTTAGGTTTACCTGAAGCAAGAATTCCTATAGCTCAGGCAGTTCTGGCGATCACAACAGCGCCGAAAAGCAATAGTGTTGTCACCAGCATCGATAAGGCCCTGAATTATGTAAAAAAACACCCTACCGGAGAAGTACCCGCCCAGCTTAAAGATGCTCACTACCCAGGTGCAGACAAATTAGGGAACGGAAAAGGGTATCTTTATCCCCACGCTTACCCTAATCACTGGGTTGACCAAACCTACCTGCCCTCATCCGCTCAAGGAGAAACCTTTTACGTTCCCTCAGAAATAGGAAAAGATCGTTTTCTGAATCCCAAAGCATCTAAATAA
- the nifS gene encoding cysteine desulfurase NifS: protein MRRVYLDHSATTPVDPEVASVMMTYYTEKYGNPSSVHGFGREAKQALEQARTQVAELIGANPKEITFTSGGTEADNLAILGTAEALRTKGKHIITSCIEHHAVLETCEHLEKNGFDLTVIPVDEEGVISVDAVQKAIRPDTILITVMHANNEVGSIQPIAEIGKLAKEHGIVFHVDAVQSLGKIPVNVDELNVDLLTVSSHKIYGPKGVGALYVRKGVRIVPLVHGGGQERKRRSGTENTPGIIGFGKACELAGQRMAEDAQKQIKLRDKLMNGILDRIEFVKVNGPLGEKRLPNNVNVSIRYVEGESLLLSLDMLGIAASSGSACTSGSLDPSHVLLGMGLIHEIAHGSLRFSLGRQNTEEEIDYVLEQLPKIVERLRMMSPLYDQVVRSKHV from the coding sequence ATGCGGAGAGTATATTTAGATCATAGTGCAACAACCCCGGTTGACCCTGAAGTGGCTTCAGTTATGATGACATATTACACGGAAAAGTACGGAAATCCCTCAAGTGTCCACGGTTTTGGTAGGGAAGCTAAACAAGCTTTAGAGCAAGCCCGTACTCAGGTGGCCGAATTAATCGGAGCTAATCCTAAGGAGATTACATTTACCAGCGGAGGAACTGAGGCAGATAATTTGGCGATTCTCGGAACTGCTGAAGCGCTTCGCACCAAGGGTAAGCATATTATTACTTCGTGTATTGAGCATCACGCTGTTCTAGAAACTTGTGAGCATTTGGAAAAAAACGGATTTGATTTAACCGTTATACCTGTCGACGAAGAGGGAGTAATATCCGTTGACGCCGTTCAGAAGGCTATCAGACCGGACACAATTTTAATTACTGTCATGCATGCTAATAACGAGGTTGGATCGATTCAACCTATTGCAGAAATCGGCAAGTTGGCCAAGGAACATGGAATTGTTTTTCATGTTGATGCGGTTCAGTCTCTGGGGAAGATTCCGGTTAATGTTGATGAGCTGAATGTAGACTTGCTTACTGTATCGAGTCATAAGATCTATGGCCCTAAAGGAGTAGGGGCACTCTATGTTCGCAAAGGAGTACGAATTGTACCCTTGGTTCATGGAGGCGGGCAAGAACGTAAGCGACGCTCGGGGACTGAGAATACTCCGGGAATCATTGGGTTTGGCAAAGCCTGTGAGTTAGCAGGGCAACGAATGGCTGAAGATGCGCAAAAGCAAATAAAACTCCGTGACAAACTAATGAATGGTATCTTAGACCGTATTGAATTTGTAAAAGTTAATGGACCTTTAGGGGAAAAGCGTTTACCCAATAATGTGAATGTCAGTATTCGTTATGTTGAAGGGGAGTCCTTGTTGCTCTCTCTGGATATGTTAGGTATAGCGGCTTCCAGTGGTTCGGCTTGTACCTCAGGTTCACTTGATCCTTCCCATGTTTTACTTGGTATGGGGTTGATTCACGAGATCGCCCATGGTTCACTGCGTTTTTCCCTTGGGCGTCAAAATACAGAAGAAGAAATTGACTATGTCCTTGAACAATTGCCTAAGATTGTGGAGCGGTTGCGAATGATGTCTCCCCTATATGATCAGGTTGTTCGTTCAAAACATGTATAA
- a CDS encoding RelA/SpoT family protein encodes MSFPELLVKMKKKFPQSRLAIVDKAYHFAEVAHRNQLRNSGEDYILHPLEVAQILVELEMDEATIAASLLHDVVEDTEFTIADIEKEFGSEIALLVDGVTKLGRIEYKSKVEQQVENLRKMFLAMAKDIRVILIKLADRLHNMRTLKYHSEQKQKEIAQETLEIFAPLANRLGIFRIKWELEDLSFRYLKPQEYYDLVEGIALKRREREAYINEVIVQMRERLDEVEIFADIAGRPKHFYSIYRKMTTQNKDLSEIYDLMAIRVIVDSVNDCYGALGIIHTMWKPIPGRFKDYIAMPKPNMYQSLHTTLIGLHGEPFEIQIRTCEMHRTSEYGIAAHWKYKEGSNKECATKGSSGKDCGNKTTSVNFEQKLSWLRQLLEWQHDSRDAGEFMESLKIDLFADTVFVFTPKGDVVELPADSCPVDFAYRVHTDVGHRCVGAKINGRIVPLETKLNNGDILEILTSKQGSGPSRDWLSFVKTSQAKNRIRQWFKKEQREDNIIRGRENLEREVRKLGLDPAAVLKPESLMVIGRNYNFVGLDDLYASIGDGVLTTNKVLMRLREDLTKEEREKMQLAALQQGEGKAPAQISYGKASHGVRVKGVDNVLIRFAQCCNPLPGDLIMGYITRGRGVSIHREDCSNVLSHSDEESDRIVEVMWAEQADSTYPVDIQIYGMDKPRLVTEVMNTVLDTRTHILGINARVGKGDVAHIQLRIEIRNLEHLKMVMQKIRKVKDITEVKRIHSGGT; translated from the coding sequence ATGTCCTTCCCAGAATTATTAGTAAAAATGAAAAAGAAGTTTCCGCAATCACGGTTAGCAATAGTGGATAAGGCCTATCACTTTGCTGAAGTAGCACATAGGAACCAACTTCGCAACTCAGGGGAAGATTATATCTTACATCCCTTAGAAGTTGCTCAGATCTTGGTTGAACTTGAAATGGATGAGGCCACAATTGCAGCCTCCTTGCTTCATGATGTAGTGGAGGATACGGAATTTACTATTGCTGATATAGAAAAGGAATTTGGATCAGAGATTGCTTTGCTTGTTGACGGTGTCACGAAACTCGGTCGAATCGAGTATAAGAGTAAGGTCGAACAACAAGTGGAAAATTTACGAAAAATGTTTTTAGCAATGGCTAAAGACATTCGAGTCATTCTTATTAAACTAGCCGATCGCCTGCATAACATGCGCACTTTAAAATATCACTCAGAGCAAAAACAAAAAGAAATTGCTCAGGAAACTCTAGAGATATTTGCCCCTTTAGCTAACCGTTTAGGTATTTTTCGAATTAAATGGGAGTTGGAGGATCTTTCCTTCCGATATCTAAAGCCTCAGGAATACTATGACCTTGTTGAAGGAATAGCCCTCAAACGGCGAGAGCGTGAAGCCTATATCAATGAAGTAATTGTGCAAATGCGGGAACGTCTGGATGAAGTGGAGATTTTTGCTGATATTGCCGGGCGTCCAAAACATTTTTACAGCATCTATCGTAAAATGACCACCCAAAACAAAGATCTAAGTGAAATCTACGACTTAATGGCAATTAGAGTTATTGTAGACTCTGTCAACGATTGCTATGGTGCCTTAGGGATTATCCATACTATGTGGAAGCCGATACCCGGTCGATTTAAAGATTATATTGCCATGCCTAAGCCGAATATGTATCAATCCCTGCATACTACCCTAATTGGACTGCACGGAGAACCTTTTGAAATACAAATCCGAACCTGCGAAATGCACCGAACTTCAGAATATGGAATTGCCGCCCATTGGAAGTACAAGGAAGGAAGTAACAAAGAGTGCGCTACCAAGGGATCGAGTGGCAAAGACTGTGGTAACAAAACAACGAGTGTAAATTTCGAGCAAAAACTCTCCTGGTTGCGTCAACTGTTGGAATGGCAGCATGATTCTCGGGACGCCGGGGAATTTATGGAGTCCTTAAAAATTGACTTGTTTGCCGATACGGTTTTTGTGTTTACGCCTAAGGGTGATGTGGTTGAATTGCCTGCAGACTCCTGTCCCGTAGACTTTGCTTATCGAGTTCATACGGACGTAGGTCACCGCTGTGTAGGTGCCAAGATCAATGGCCGAATTGTTCCGCTTGAGACAAAATTAAATAACGGAGATATTTTAGAAATTCTTACCTCAAAACAAGGGAGCGGCCCCAGCCGAGATTGGCTGTCTTTTGTAAAAACCTCACAAGCTAAAAATCGAATTCGTCAATGGTTTAAGAAAGAACAGCGTGAAGATAATATCATACGCGGGCGTGAAAACTTGGAGCGTGAGGTGCGTAAGTTAGGCCTTGATCCCGCAGCTGTCCTCAAGCCGGAAAGTCTTATGGTTATTGGGAGGAATTACAACTTTGTTGGATTGGATGATCTATACGCTTCCATAGGAGATGGCGTACTGACCACCAATAAAGTTTTAATGCGCTTGCGTGAGGATCTTACCAAAGAAGAACGAGAGAAAATGCAGCTAGCCGCCCTTCAACAGGGGGAAGGTAAAGCACCGGCTCAGATTTCTTACGGGAAAGCATCCCATGGGGTTAGGGTTAAAGGTGTCGATAATGTACTGATACGTTTTGCCCAGTGTTGTAATCCTCTGCCTGGTGATTTGATCATGGGTTACATTACCCGTGGGCGAGGAGTTTCTATTCATCGTGAGGATTGCAGCAATGTCCTTAGTCACTCTGATGAAGAAAGTGATCGGATCGTTGAGGTTATGTGGGCAGAACAAGCAGACTCCACTTACCCTGTCGATATCCAAATCTATGGTATGGATAAGCCGCGTTTGGTCACGGAGGTCATGAATACAGTTTTAGATACCCGCACACATATTCTTGGGATCAATGCTCGAGTTGGTAAAGGGGATGTAGCCCATATCCAGCTGCGAATTGAGATTAGGAATCTAGAGCACCTTAAAATGGTTATGCAAAAAATACGTAAGGTGAAAGACATCACTGAGGTCAAGCGAATCCATTCGGGAGGAACCTAA
- the hisS gene encoding histidine--tRNA ligase, giving the protein MAIQRPKGTQDLLPGIIEQWQYLEETIRSVCREYGYEEIRTPMFEATELFQRGVGQTTDIVKKEMYTFQDKGDRSMTLRPELTASVCRAYVEDKLYGQPQPVKLYYIGPMFRYERPQSGRFRQFHQFGVEVLGADQPIVDAEVISLVWNLYKRLGLSGLEVHVNSVGCPVCRASHREQLQEFLISRKKDLCNDCQERFDRNPLRILDCKNPSCQEVTVGAPTTRDTLCEDCSTHFEKVLAILGRAGVVYRVNPRLVRGLDYYTKTAFEVMVEEIGAQSAICGGGRYDKLVEEIGGPATPGIGFAMGIERVLAALQVQNKLPEEKPKQFAMLIALGEKAQIEGFALLTALRSKGIPVGMDLLGRSLKNQLKSANRQGASLAFILGEEELDRNVLVIRDLTSGEQMEVPLNDAVEEIFMKYQRGV; this is encoded by the coding sequence ATGGCAATTCAGCGTCCTAAAGGGACTCAAGATTTATTGCCGGGAATAATTGAACAATGGCAATATCTTGAAGAGACCATTCGCTCAGTTTGCCGCGAATATGGGTATGAAGAAATTCGGACACCGATGTTCGAAGCAACAGAACTCTTTCAAAGAGGTGTTGGTCAGACTACTGACATTGTAAAGAAAGAGATGTATACCTTCCAGGACAAAGGGGATCGATCTATGACCCTGCGTCCGGAGTTGACGGCGTCAGTTTGCCGTGCTTATGTAGAGGACAAGCTCTATGGCCAACCTCAACCTGTAAAATTGTACTACATTGGTCCTATGTTTCGCTATGAGCGCCCTCAAAGCGGACGTTTTCGCCAGTTCCATCAATTTGGAGTAGAGGTATTGGGTGCTGACCAACCGATTGTGGATGCAGAAGTAATCAGTTTAGTTTGGAATTTATATAAACGTCTTGGACTAAGCGGCTTAGAAGTTCATGTGAATTCTGTGGGATGTCCGGTTTGTCGGGCCAGCCATCGTGAGCAGCTTCAGGAGTTTCTGATCTCTCGCAAGAAAGATTTGTGTAATGATTGCCAGGAGCGTTTTGATCGTAACCCTTTGCGTATCTTAGATTGTAAGAACCCTTCCTGCCAAGAGGTGACTGTAGGTGCACCGACAACCAGGGATACTCTTTGTGAGGACTGCAGTACTCACTTTGAGAAGGTTCTGGCCATTTTAGGCAGGGCGGGAGTTGTGTATCGAGTTAATCCTCGTTTGGTAAGAGGCTTGGATTATTACACAAAAACTGCCTTTGAAGTTATGGTCGAAGAAATTGGAGCTCAGAGTGCAATTTGTGGGGGAGGCAGGTACGATAAGCTGGTTGAAGAAATTGGCGGACCTGCTACTCCCGGGATTGGCTTTGCCATGGGCATTGAAAGGGTTTTAGCGGCCCTTCAGGTTCAAAATAAACTGCCCGAAGAAAAGCCAAAGCAATTTGCTATGCTGATCGCACTTGGCGAGAAAGCCCAGATTGAGGGGTTTGCGCTGCTGACTGCCCTGCGGAGCAAAGGCATCCCTGTTGGAATGGATTTGCTGGGACGTAGTTTGAAAAACCAACTTAAATCAGCTAATCGCCAGGGAGCCTCCTTGGCCTTTATCCTGGGAGAAGAAGAGCTGGATCGAAATGTCCTCGTTATACGAGACTTAACATCAGGAGAGCAGATGGAAGTTCCGTTAAATGATGCAGTTGAAGAAATATTTATGAAGTATCAGAGAGGTGTTTGA
- the dtd gene encoding D-aminoacyl-tRNA deacylase: protein MRSVIQRVKRASVTVNGERVGNIAEGLLVLLAVGQDDGTDDLNWMIDKLVGLRIFEDQEAKMNRSVQDVGGEILMVSQFTLYGDCRKGKRPSFSTAAPPDQAKALFNQGVERARSYGLKVETGVFQAEMDVELVNNGPVTILLDSKKNF, encoded by the coding sequence ATGCGCAGTGTCATTCAGCGTGTAAAAAGAGCTTCTGTAACCGTGAACGGTGAAAGGGTGGGCAATATTGCTGAGGGTCTTTTGGTGCTCCTGGCAGTCGGTCAGGATGACGGAACGGACGATTTAAACTGGATGATTGACAAACTGGTAGGGCTACGAATTTTCGAAGACCAAGAGGCCAAAATGAATCGCTCTGTTCAAGACGTGGGGGGAGAAATTCTTATGGTATCCCAATTTACTCTTTATGGTGATTGCCGTAAGGGGAAACGCCCCAGCTTTTCGACGGCTGCGCCGCCGGATCAGGCTAAGGCTTTGTTCAATCAAGGGGTAGAGAGAGCTCGAAGTTACGGCCTAAAGGTTGAGACTGGGGTCTTCCAAGCAGAGATGGACGTTGAACTGGTTAATAATGGACCTGTGACGATACTCTTAGATAGTAAAAAGAATTTCTAA
- a CDS encoding MBL fold metallo-hydrolase, with translation MLEGRAMGAMGANCYLFSCAESKNAVVIDPGADGKRIYRWILEKGLKVEYILLTHGHIDHIGAVDELRELLGNVKVGIHEGDAGMLTDGKKNLSSYFGPGLTLKKADLLLSDGQELMIGKEQLKVIATPGHSPGSVCFLCSDGLISGDTLFAGSIGRTDFPGGSMDQLLSGVKNKLLLLPENTRVFPGHGEETSIEEEKRDNPFLV, from the coding sequence ATGCTTGAAGGGCGAGCTATGGGTGCCATGGGGGCAAATTGTTATTTATTCTCTTGTGCAGAAAGTAAGAATGCTGTGGTTATCGACCCGGGTGCTGACGGGAAACGGATTTATCGCTGGATATTGGAGAAGGGTCTCAAAGTTGAATATATCCTGCTGACTCATGGACATATTGATCACATTGGTGCAGTGGATGAACTTCGAGAGTTATTGGGCAATGTAAAAGTCGGAATTCACGAGGGCGACGCGGGAATGCTAACTGATGGGAAAAAGAATCTGTCCAGTTATTTTGGACCTGGGCTGACCCTTAAGAAGGCAGATCTCTTGCTTAGTGACGGGCAAGAACTTATGATTGGCAAAGAACAACTAAAAGTTATAGCCACACCAGGTCATTCTCCGGGTAGTGTTTGTTTTCTGTGTTCTGACGGGTTGATTAGCGGGGACACCCTGTTTGCCGGTTCGATTGGCAGAACTGATTTTCCGGGAGGGTCAATGGATCAGCTTTTAAGTGGGGTCAAGAATAAGCTTTTGCTGCTTCCTGAAAATACTCGAGTTTTCCCCGGCCATGGAGAGGAAACCAGTATCGAGGAAGAAAAGCGGGATAACCCGTTCTTAGTGTAA
- the aspS gene encoding aspartate--tRNA ligase, giving the protein MTVFSERIQNGELGLEKVGETVRLLGWVQRRRDHGGLIFVDLRDRSGIVQVVFDPERMGAGFTVAESLRSEFVVSIQGQVIARPEGMINPNLVTGKIEIVAYSLEVLNGAKTPPYYLVDQVDVDETVRLKYRYLDLRRPEMQSVFKIRHRVTQIMRNFFDSQDFYEIETPMLNRSTPEGARDYLVPSRVHPGEFYALPQSPQLYKQLLMVGGMEKYFQIARCFRDEDLRADRQPEFTQLDVEMSFVEVEDILPMMEKLMVKIFAEAVGKEVSIPFPRLTYKEAMDRYGSDKPDTRFGMELIDVGDLVGKSGFKVFANVVAGGGSVKCICAKGCAGMPRREIDDLAKFVSTYRAKGLAWIVMAEEGIKSPIAKFFTEEEMAALIDLTRAETGDILFFVADTYAVVSDALGHLRLELAKRLGLIEEGVLQFLWVTEFPLLEYDDEQKRHIAIHHPFTAPMDEDLPLLESEPLKVRAKAYDMVLNGTELGGGSIRIHRREVQEQLFKLLGFSEEEAVAQFGFLMEAFEYGTPPHGGIAFGLDRMIMLLTGKDNIRDVIAFPKTQSASDLMAHAPSPVADKQIKELHIRTNIEESVADKK; this is encoded by the coding sequence ATGACAGTATTTTCAGAACGTATACAAAATGGTGAATTAGGATTAGAAAAAGTGGGAGAAACCGTTCGTTTGTTAGGATGGGTTCAGCGCCGTCGTGACCATGGGGGCTTAATCTTTGTTGATTTGAGAGATCGCTCCGGTATTGTCCAAGTGGTTTTTGACCCGGAGAGAATGGGTGCTGGATTTACAGTAGCAGAAAGCTTACGTTCAGAGTTTGTCGTCTCTATTCAAGGACAAGTAATTGCTCGTCCTGAGGGTATGATTAATCCTAACCTTGTCACCGGAAAAATCGAGATCGTTGCTTATTCGTTAGAAGTTCTCAACGGAGCTAAAACTCCACCCTACTATCTGGTGGATCAAGTGGATGTTGATGAAACCGTGAGATTAAAATATCGCTATTTAGATTTGCGTCGCCCGGAGATGCAGTCAGTGTTTAAAATTAGACATAGAGTTACTCAAATTATGCGTAATTTCTTTGACAGTCAAGATTTTTATGAAATCGAGACTCCCATGCTCAACAGATCTACTCCTGAAGGTGCACGGGATTATCTGGTTCCAAGCCGCGTACACCCGGGTGAGTTTTATGCTTTACCACAGTCCCCACAATTGTACAAGCAACTCCTTATGGTAGGTGGTATGGAGAAGTATTTCCAAATAGCTCGTTGTTTCCGAGACGAGGATTTAAGGGCTGATCGGCAACCTGAGTTTACTCAACTGGATGTGGAAATGTCTTTTGTTGAAGTGGAAGATATCCTTCCTATGATGGAAAAGTTAATGGTTAAAATTTTTGCTGAGGCTGTGGGAAAAGAGGTTTCTATTCCTTTCCCTCGTTTAACGTATAAAGAGGCTATGGATCGTTACGGGTCGGACAAACCGGATACTCGGTTTGGGATGGAATTAATTGACGTAGGGGATCTGGTTGGAAAATCAGGATTTAAAGTATTCGCTAATGTTGTTGCCGGCGGCGGGAGTGTCAAATGCATCTGTGCAAAAGGGTGTGCCGGGATGCCTCGTCGAGAAATTGATGATTTAGCTAAATTTGTGAGTACCTATAGAGCTAAGGGCTTGGCCTGGATCGTCATGGCTGAGGAAGGAATTAAGTCCCCCATTGCCAAGTTCTTTACTGAGGAAGAGATGGCCGCCCTAATTGATCTTACCCGTGCCGAGACTGGGGACATCTTGTTCTTTGTTGCAGATACCTATGCCGTCGTTTCGGATGCTTTAGGACATTTGCGTTTAGAACTAGCAAAACGCTTAGGGTTAATTGAAGAAGGGGTGCTTCAATTCTTGTGGGTCACGGAATTCCCACTCTTAGAATATGATGATGAACAAAAACGCCATATTGCGATTCATCATCCATTTACTGCACCAATGGATGAAGACTTACCGCTGCTTGAGAGCGAGCCTCTAAAGGTTCGAGCAAAGGCCTATGATATGGTTCTTAATGGAACTGAGCTGGGAGGCGGAAGTATTCGGATTCATCGTCGTGAAGTCCAAGAGCAGTTATTTAAGTTACTTGGATTTTCTGAGGAGGAAGCAGTGGCTCAATTCGGATTTCTCATGGAAGCATTTGAATATGGCACCCCTCCTCATGGAGGAATTGCCTTCGGCCTAGATCGAATGATTATGCTCCTAACTGGAAAAGATAATATTCGAGACGTGATTGCCTTCCCGAAAACTCAAAGTGCCTCTGATTTAATGGCCCATGCTCCTTCGCCAGTTGCGGATAAGCAAATTAAAGAATTGCATATACGAACGAATATTGAGGAGTCTGTTGCTGACAAAAAATAG
- the trxA gene encoding thioredoxin — protein MAGANVKTFNTANFESDVLKSEQVVLVDFWAPWCSPCRMVAPVIDELGDEYLGKIVIGKVNVDENGPISSQYGVMSIPTLAIFKGGKMVDKITGFRGKADLVKMLDSHI, from the coding sequence ATGGCAGGTGCGAATGTAAAAACGTTTAATACAGCAAATTTTGAATCAGATGTTTTGAAGTCTGAGCAAGTAGTGTTGGTAGATTTTTGGGCTCCTTGGTGTAGTCCATGTCGTATGGTTGCTCCTGTTATCGATGAACTTGGCGATGAATATCTCGGTAAAATTGTCATCGGTAAAGTTAATGTCGACGAGAATGGTCCTATTTCCAGTCAATATGGAGTTATGAGCATCCCAACCTTGGCAATTTTCAAGGGTGGCAAAATGGTTGATAAAATCACTGGCTTCCGTGGAAAAGCAGATTTAGTAAAAATGCTGGATTCCCATATCTAA
- a CDS encoding adenine phosphoribosyltransferase — translation MDFRDHIRVISDFPKEGISYKDITTLLKEGEVYHQAIDAFVEKIKPWKPDVIVGPEARGFLFGAPVAYALGVGFVPVRKPGKLPSKTISETYALEYGFDTLEVHADAIKPGERVVMVDDLLATGGTMLATANLIRKIGADVVGMGFLIELAFLNGREKLIDYPVFSLVEY, via the coding sequence ATGGATTTTAGAGATCATATTCGCGTCATATCTGATTTTCCCAAGGAGGGAATTTCCTATAAGGACATTACTACTCTGCTTAAAGAGGGGGAAGTATATCACCAAGCTATCGATGCTTTTGTAGAAAAGATAAAACCTTGGAAACCTGATGTCATTGTGGGGCCTGAAGCCCGAGGATTCTTATTTGGTGCCCCGGTGGCCTATGCCTTGGGAGTAGGGTTTGTTCCTGTTCGCAAACCCGGCAAATTGCCTTCAAAAACAATTTCAGAGACATATGCTTTAGAATATGGATTTGATACATTAGAAGTACATGCAGATGCTATAAAGCCTGGAGAACGAGTAGTTATGGTTGATGATCTGTTAGCAACTGGTGGAACAATGTTGGCAACAGCAAATTTGATCCGAAAGATTGGGGCAGACGTGGTTGGCATGGGTTTTTTAATTGAATTGGCATTCTTAAATGGCCGTGAGAAGCTGATCGATTATCCGGTTTTTTCACTGGTAGAGTATTAG